The DNA region gaacgagataccgtaggttgcttcttcgaattccatgagataagatttcgtccaagaaatattgcatatccactagtagagcgtctatcttcaggagaacttgcccaatccgcatcactataggcatgtaaatctcgagacgattgacgatataaaagaagaccatgtagaatagtacctttgagatagcgaagtattctttttacattatcccaattttgttcagttggagcatgcatgaattgacaagcacgatttactgcaaaagtaatatcagggcatgtgatagtgacatattgtaaggctccaacaatgcttcgataaatttgtggatcagacagagcaggagaggatgaagatggagagttgtttatagcaattggtgtagagaccggacgtgctccatccattttggctctttgaagaagtccagtaatgtatttgctctgagagagaagatagtcatcctcatgtggaataagctcaataccaagaaaaaaacgagcaatgcccaaatctcgagtaggaaattcttgattgagaatacttaataaagttatgatgcccttgtgatcattaccggttatcaggatgtcatccacataaataagaaaaaatatcatagacccatcattatatttgtgaaatagagacgagtcgGTCTTTGATCCAAAAAATCCTTGAGATTGTAACCAAttggatagtcgatgaaaccatgcacgaggagcttgtcgaagaccatataaagatttcttaagttggcaaacatgatatggaaattgtggatgaatgaacccaggtggttgctccataaatacagtttcctcaagatgaccatggagaaacgcATTTGAGATGTCCAATTGGCGTACAGGCCAATTGGAACTAACAGCtatcgataataatagtctgacagatgtaatcttgatgactggactaaaagtgtcattgaagtcaatacctggttgctgactaaaacctttggctacaagtcgagctttgtatcgttcaAGAGAGCCATCAGCTCGATacttaagacggaatacccatttagagcccacaacattcattgaggaagTGCGTGGAACCAgactccatgttccattgcgaagaagtgcatcaaattgcatagccattgcactacgccaatttggatccttgtttgctgcgtaaaacaagttggttcaatagattttgaagaaaccactagagcccgtggaagaggatatcgagtcgcatttggtgggcaacgttcataaatgtcactaatgggaagcatgcgacgaggagcattatcatctgaatcacatgttgatggtgatgaggaagtaggctgacaaggtgatgtagatgacggacttgcattatccgaggattcagaactagagagcatattatcttcgatcggcgaggcttccaagattggagcagcatcctgaggtgattctgatggtataggggagttattagagagcggagcaggacctaggatgccatcatttctgacaatattaggtggTATTAAGAAGGTGCCACCTAGATCTGGAGGAGAGATCAAAGATACTTGAAAAAGGAAATagtctcatcaaaagtaacatgtcgtgaaatataaatactgattggtatatgtaagcaacgataaccatggtgcaaattgtaACCAagaaaacacattgtagtgaacgagagtcaagtttgtgtttagagtagggcgtaaccatggataacatgcgcaaccaaaaattcggaggaaagtgtaattaggagtttgattataaagtgtttcaaaaggacatttatgcttgagcaatggagtagggagtcgatttatgagatatacagcagtggtaacagcttcatcccaaaatttacgtggaactgatgcatgatgaagaagagctaaggcagtttcgactatgtgtctatgttttctctcagcagagccattttgttctggagtgtgaggacaagagactcgatgaacaattccacaagagacaagatgacgatggagagcttgatattcacctccccaatcagaatgaaaagaaagtattttacgattaaaatatcgttcaacttgattttgaaatttacagaatatatccaataaatcagattttcttttcataggaaagagccaagtatatttactaaaatgatcaataaaggtaacataatattgaaaaccttggttagataaaataggtgcagggccccaaacatcagaatgaattaattcaagtggaaaattagaaacataatcggatgaatagaaaggtagcttatgacttttagattccatgcaggccctacatgaatgagatggagaggaggtaatggaagtaggtaaaccatacctattgatgattgactggacaatatgaagagaaggatgaccaagtcgagcgtgccaagctggtttatttgtgcgttcaccaacaaaagctttgattgaagaactttgaagatagtagaggccatttttgattcttccatgaaacacaatagcatttgttcctttatcttttataagataatgattatgatgaaactcaaaaatgacattgttatcaagacaaaattgacgggtagaaagtaaatttttagtgatagatggaacatgaaagatattgcgcatgtgaaaagttcgattagataaatgaatatatgtgtttccaagattagcaatttgcaaacctgagccatcgcctacttgaaccgtatctgagccataatatgatattacgtctgtaaggatattataatccgatgtgacatgatgagtagctccagtgtcaatataccaatcagtagatgaaaactctggaGTTTTACCGCAAGTAGGCATAGATGAGAGAGCTTTAGGATATGCTTGTGAAATAGACGGTTGTCTTGAGATTGTagaaccaccaatgaaatttgaggcaaatctttgagggcatagatttccaggatgaccaatgatgtgacaaatttgacattttacccgaGAGTAATCAAATCTTTTAGGGCATAGATATCCAATATGGCCAATGAtgcgacaaatttgacatcggactgaattttgtttttggcctccttgatagtgttgagtatttgacatctaaagtaaaataacTTATCTTGTAGAGAGACTGGATCGCCGGAAAGAAAGTCCTCTTGGAGGAAATAGAAGCCTTGGCTGGAGCAACCACTTGTTGTCGACGTCGAGGTTTGATCGGCGTTCGGTGGACAGCGGCGGTAGCACAAAAGGAGAAGCCCTTTTTTGTCGTCTTGTTTTggggtttcaaaaaaaaaaaaaaaaagaaactcctTTTTTGTCTTGGACGGCGGCAGAAAAAGAAAGGGAAGAGGATTTGTGAGGGAGAATTAAGAGGAAGCGAAGGAACGAAggatcatggctctgataccatgttaaaagaagaatagaaagaagataaaataggagagtaataattaatcttattgtttTTGTTGATACTTGCCCTCAAGATAATACAATATATAGGGTTTAAACAAGTGctcggtcaattaaccaattaataaataatagaataattctaaaaattattctgagaattattctaataattataacagaattattagaataatcctaaaattaatttgatttgatttgataatttgatccggtcaattctaataattctcttttatgtCTTTTAGGAGGGAGGTAGGTTTTGGAGCATGAGCTGTTCCATTGGCGTGGACGTTGGGGGCTTGTGCGTAGGCGTCAGTGCCGATATGAATAATGCGTCAAGCAAGTTGCCTCCTTGGCGACAGCATGTCGGCCATTTAttttctttctgcctgtctgTCTTATCTCCGCGTCCGCTCCGCCTAGATTCCCCTGCTCGGCGATGCAACCGAGAGATTAATTGTGAGTTACTGAAAAAAAGCCTCCAAATCGATCACGAATTTCGCAGTGTTtttcagttttttttaaaaaaataatcatcatcatcatactTAGAATATATGTCGAACAGAGATCAGATCGATCGATTCACTGCCAGGAGAAGGGAGGAGCTTGGGAGGCCTCCTCTGCAGGCCCTCCTCCACCCATCGCATTATACACACACTGGCAGTCCCCAGCCCCGCAAACAAACACGTCGCCCACTGGAGCGTAGCATGAGGCCTGAGCGGCGGCGTAGGCAAGGTCTGAAACCAGGGGCTGGTGCATGGGAATCCTTCCAGCAGGCAGCATCTGGCCGATGCCCGAATCCTCTTGAGCTGCCGCTGACAGAAGAGAGAGAGCACAGTCGGAGTCGAAGGCTTGGGCAAGAattctgctgctgctgctgccgcTCTCTGCTGAAGGTGTCGCCTTGAGCATGGGCCGGAATGTGGACTGAGAGAAAGGACCGGCGTCGCCGTGCAGAAAGGAAGTTGCAAGCGGTGGGTCCTCGTGCCCCTGTGCCGGAATTGGAGCCGTCGGATGAGGAGGATACATTAGGAACCTGCTGCTTCCTAGCATGCCCTGAGTGCTCCGGAATAAGCGACTGGTGTTGATGGATTCTTGAGGAGGCTTCCTCCGGCGTCGATTGTGCCCGTCCAGGCGTTTCCGGCAGCTTCGTTTCGCCTCGTCAAACTCCACCAGTTGGTGAAACCTGTTGCGAGAATTAACGAACACTCACATTTTTGCCTTCCAATTGAAGCAGAAGAAACCAGCGAAGAGCATTCGGATGTTAAGGAAGAAGAAATTGTACTCGATCGATGCGATTTCCATTACCTGCTGCACTGTTGGCAGAAGCGCTGCTCCTGCCCGCCAACCATCACCACCGGAGTCTTGGAGTGGACCTCGCAGACCTTGTGCCGCCGGTGATACTCCCGGGAGTTACTGAGGTCGGACTTGCACTCGTCTACTAAGCACGAGGCGCTGGCATTGCCGCTCGCCCGGGCTCTCCGCGACGGAGCCGCTGCCGCCGAGGACTCTGTGGGGTTGGGGAGCCACCTCTCCGCCGGCCTGAACTCACCTAGCCCACCCAGTCTCAGATCGACTGAACAATCCATCAACCCGCCGCTCTGGCTCCCGAGAACGAAGCCCGGCCCGGCCAGAGCCCCCATGCTGACCTCCGCCCCCTGCCCCAGTTCCGCCATATCCCAAGGCGGCGGCGGCACCTTGGAGCTCCACTCCATCCAAAGTCTGAGCAAATGAGGGAACGAATCTAACGGGGCTCGCAAAAGCCCTGCGGCGAGGTTTATCAGCAGGAACAGATGCACTGAAGCACCACTATTCGCACATCTCCTGTGAACAAGCAAGCATGGAAGGCAGAGTAGAGGCGCTCTATAAGTAGAGAGGAAGCTTGAGCTAGAATTATTGGAGCTCAAGTGCAGTGAATTCGGCAAACTTGCTGTAGCATATCACTGAAGATTTAGCATTATCCATTTCATTTCATATCTAATttttataattctaaaaatacatAACACATTTATGTTATTACAAAATAATTACGTGAATTTACATTcgtatgtgttttttttttattttattctactCTTTAAAAATTTACTATTATTAATTTATACTATCTAATTCAAATATAAAGACAAGACTTTtgtttgttaattttgaattaaagtaATATAAAGCCAAGACTTTTGtgtgttaattttgaattaaaataatttaaattttttaaaatctatcaatatttttttgaattaacataataaatttcataatctttacaaatttaaaaataactaCTCTTCATTTATATTATCAAATTCAAGTATGAGGATATGTACATTgatattgattttaatttgaaGTTATTAGGAATTTTTTAGGTCTATTAATCaactttttttgaaaaaaaataactgACGGATGAATTTAtattattcaaaatttaaaaatttaatatttttttaaaataggagAGTCTTAAGAATTCATTTATGGTATTTAATTAGCGAGTATTATTCTTCTAATGAACTTATGATAAAATTTTTTGAGActctttataaatttaaaaatatattagaatcaCTCcgaatcaaaaataatatttggaaGCCTCTTTAATATATTCGTATAATTTGACAGtataaattgattaaaaaaacttataaaagcttatataaaaatttaGAGGTGCACATGCCGTAAGTAAATTCATATgattatttcattaaaaaaacCAAGAGAAAGAGTATAACGGAAATACATTAcctatttttaaaatcatgaaaattaaatAGGTAGATAACATTGAAACTTTCTTAGTCGGTTAGGTAAAATACTGAAGTTACTGAGAGGAAGAGAGAGGAAGGGTGAGTTGAAAGTTGGAAAAAGTTTGGGCTCAGTGATGGTGGAAGTGGACAGCATCAGTTTAAAGTGACAGAGTGTAGTAGCTATCCGATCCACTGCTGCAATAAAGGTGATATATAATCTTCCCCTCGAGATTTTTCCAGGACTGCCATCTGAAAATTAAAGTAAGGAGATAAATCACTAACAACTTCAGCCAATATACACTGAATCACAATTCACAAATTAATCCTAACTGTGTGAGTCCGTAGAGATAACTATCCTATCCACTGCTGCAAGTTGAAAtttggggagagagagagaggaagaaagAGATAGAGGTGAGCGATCATGTCACCGTGCTTCCACTTATGCTAACATGTTTCTCTTGTCTCCCTCTCCAAAACATGCTTCTACTTGCTGCAGAATCTCCATGGCTGCCTCTTCATATCTTTCACCGTGTCTTCTTCTTATCTTTGGAACCAATCATGCATGCCCCCTTACATCACCACGTGCGCTCTGGTTCAATCTTTGCCTGCCGGAATTTTCAAAAGCCACCCTCCATTTCATTTATTTCCATTAGAGAGACACGGCTTATAAGAACAgtgtttgtctttttttttttttaaatcatcgcccctttttaattttttttaatcaaaatatacCTCACCCGTTAATCTCATTTTAAAATGACAGTTACTTTTAAATATACTGTTAATTTTATcgaacaaacatataaattcgtGTTATAATAATTACGATTTTATAACTGTTAATAATATTTATAGTAATTATGATTTTTTAACGGCCTAatttcaataataaaaaaaagacatCCTTGCTCATAAATTGTTTAGCCCGCAAGAGCTTATCTGAGTGGCATATTTCGAGTGGGTAGACTTTGAAGAAGATGTCCTTTCACGGAGACACGTGTTAATAAATCAGCAGTGTATTACTGGCATGCAACTTAAAGAATATAATAGAAGgttctttttaaaatttgaataatttagatttatttgatgattTTAAATTATTAGGTTCCAAGGAACATAATAGAAAACTCTTTTTTTGAACTTCAACTAGGATTCAAAGAATAAAAAATGAATTATGTATGAAatgactttaaaaattaaatgataaaatagaGGGGTTTTCCTTAAaaattgattaggttaaattcatcctagagatttagccaaaactacaaatgattttttaaaactcaaataacaacaataaaaaaaaatagaataactataataaataaataaataaatatatatatatatagtagtcATTTGTAATTTATTTCTTCTGTACtgatttaaggataaaataaCAAAGATGCTAAGGGAGTGAATCGGCTTTTGCCTTATATTAAGGGAGAAATTAAAAGGcattaattattataaaaataagaaaacaatgaACATTCTTTTAGACAAAGGATAATAAACACATAAAcgcaaaagaaaaaaataaatacgcATGGATTCTTTATGAAGAATTACCATAATGTATGTCGATTAGAAAAGAACGAAAAGAATTCTAACTTGCATGATGAGATATAATTCAAAACAGGATTTGTGAAAAAAATTACTATTTTAGTGAGATTACAATAGGATTTCGGTTATAAATATGACCTTTTAGAGGAGATTCCTACGATGATACTTAGTTTAAAATGATATAATAATTTGAATCAACAtgtgatttagttaattttttttaaagttgactcattaaattaataaagcaatcatgcttttagaaaaaatataatatataatatatcgataatataatgatttaaaaaaaatattataaaatatttacattttataGTATTCAATACATAATATATGGGAAATGCTAAATATTATATTGTATTACTGTTGGTGATGCGGAAACATTTCATATTACTGGATGGGAGAGGTGAATACCAAAAATGGAGCTAGCCCCTTATAATAAATGgggaaaaatatttaaagtataaTATATTATACAAAAATTACATAACAAAATATTTTATAAGAATTCTATATGAGTACACATATTTTAAAAATGACGTAATATTAATTCATTGTCAAttgtatcaaattttttttttttaataaaagtaaTTAAACAATCATTTATCCATGAATCTCCCATTCAATTTAGAAATCGATTTTTCACAATCTTCATAGTAGAAAATGTCCTTTGTTGTAGCCACCGGCAACGCAAGTGCAAGTTTAATAAGCTTATACACCAATGGATATacaatatcttttcttatttcacCTAATTTTCTCGCAAGACTTCCTATTCCTTTCAAATTTGTAAACTCTTTACTGGAGCGCATATCcattaaataattattaagatGATTACCTAATGCCATGAAAAATCTACTGGATAAAACTTGACAAATTGAAGTAACTTTTCCTTGTCAAAAGTAGAAAAAAGTTTTTTTTGGACTAATACATTCCATACAAAGAAACAACTCAGTATTTACTTCTATAAATCGATCATTAAGCTGTTGAAGTTGCATATCCAAGACTTCATAAAATAAACTAACCTTGTAGTAATGTAAATTGGTAACAACTGGAACTTTACGTCTTGATCTGCCCTTGAGAACACGAACTTCATTCATGTCTGGAATTACAATATCATGGTAATTACAAAACATCATTACTTCATTCAATAAATCATCCCAACCATTATCTATCATCAATTGCAACCTTTCTTTTGAGATTTTAACTTGTACCATGGCATTGATAATATCTTGATTCTTTCTCTCCAAAATCTAAGATAGCTCATTTGTAACACCCAAAATGTTCTTCAGTAaatgcaaagtaaaataaaatcaaata from Zingiber officinale cultivar Zhangliang chromosome 4B, Zo_v1.1, whole genome shotgun sequence includes:
- the LOC121977832 gene encoding squamosa promoter-binding-like protein 16 — encoded protein: MEWSSKVPPPPWDMAELGQGAEVSMGALAGPGFVLGSQSGGLMDCSVDLRLGGLGEFRPAERWLPNPTESSAAAAPSRRARASGNASASCLVDECKSDLSNSREYHRRHKVCEVHSKTPVVMVGGQEQRFCQQCSRFHQLVEFDEAKRSCRKRLDGHNRRRRKPPQESINTSRLFRSTQGMLGSSRFLMYPPHPTAPIPAQGHEDPPLATSFLHGDAGPFSQSTFRPMLKATPSAESGSSSSRILAQAFDSDCALSLLSAAAQEDSGIGQMLPAGRIPMHQPLVSDLAYAAAQASCYAPVGDVFVCGAGDCQCVYNAMGGGGPAEEASQAPPFSWQ